A genomic region of Serinus canaria isolate serCan28SL12 chromosome 1A, serCan2020, whole genome shotgun sequence contains the following coding sequences:
- the NUDT5 gene encoding ADP-sugar pyrophosphatase isoform X1: MAAETSTEVAETAKQFVLKEEVIVERQWLKLAETTYTDPFGKTRTWETVKRTGNKKGVTADGVAVIAVLQRTLHYDCIVLVKQFRPPINGYCLEFPAGLIEENESAESAALRELKEETGYKGEVIECTPALCLDPGMSNSTTHIVSVIINGDEAENTRPKQNLEFVEVVSLPKNDLLQRIDELVAEEHLAVDARVYTYALALKRAAEKPLQVPFMKF; encoded by the exons ATGGCAGCTGAGACATCCACAGAAGTTGCAGAAACAGCTAAACAATTTGTCCTTAAGGAAGAG GTAATTGTAGAAAGACAATGGTTGAAGCTTGCAGAAACAACGTACACTGATCCCTTTGGGAAAACCAG AACTTGGGAAACTGTAAAGCGTACTGGCAACAAAAAGGGAGTTACAGCTGATG GTGTAGCAGTGATAGCAGTACTGCAGAGAACCCTGCACTACGACTGCATTGTTCTGGTGAAACAGTTCAGGCCCCCAATCAATGGCTACTGCTTGGAATTTCCTGCAG GCCTCATTGAGGAAAACGAGTCAGCAGAAAGTGCTGCACTTCGAGAGCTGAAGGAAGAGACTGGCTACAAGGGGGAAGTCATTGAATGTACTCCAg ctctgtgcttggaCCCAGGAATGTCAAACAGCACAACACACATTGTGAGCGTCATCATTAATGGAGATGAGGCTGAGAACACAAGACCTAAGCAAAACCTTG AATTTGTGGAAGTTGTTTCACTTCCAAAGAATGATCTACTGCAAAGAATTGATG aactGGTAGCAGAGGAGCATCTGGCAGTAGATGCCAGGGTTTACACTTACGCGTTGGCTTTGAAGCGCGCTGCAGAGAAACCGCTTCAAGTTCCTTTCATGAAGTTCTAG
- the NUDT5 gene encoding ADP-sugar pyrophosphatase isoform X2, which translates to MAAETSTEVAETAKQFVLKEEVIVERQWLKLAETTYTDPFGKTRTWETVKRTGNKKGVTADGVAVIAVLQRTLHYDCIVLVKQFRPPINGYCLEFPAGLIEENESAESAALRELKEETGYKGEVIECTPALCLDPGMSNSTTHIVSVIINGDEAENTRPKQNLADLDTAHPSNHILQSR; encoded by the exons ATGGCAGCTGAGACATCCACAGAAGTTGCAGAAACAGCTAAACAATTTGTCCTTAAGGAAGAG GTAATTGTAGAAAGACAATGGTTGAAGCTTGCAGAAACAACGTACACTGATCCCTTTGGGAAAACCAG AACTTGGGAAACTGTAAAGCGTACTGGCAACAAAAAGGGAGTTACAGCTGATG GTGTAGCAGTGATAGCAGTACTGCAGAGAACCCTGCACTACGACTGCATTGTTCTGGTGAAACAGTTCAGGCCCCCAATCAATGGCTACTGCTTGGAATTTCCTGCAG GCCTCATTGAGGAAAACGAGTCAGCAGAAAGTGCTGCACTTCGAGAGCTGAAGGAAGAGACTGGCTACAAGGGGGAAGTCATTGAATGTACTCCAg ctctgtgcttggaCCCAGGAATGTCAAACAGCACAACACACATTGTGAGCGTCATCATTAATGGAGATGAGGCTGAGAACACAAGACCTAAGCAAAACCTTG CTGATTTGGATACTGCACATCCTTCCAATCACATCCTGCAGTCTAGATGA
- the NUDT5 gene encoding ADP-sugar pyrophosphatase isoform X3 — protein sequence MAAETSTEVAETAKQFVLKEEVIVERQWLKLAETTYTDPFGKTRTWETVKRTGNKKGVTADGVAVIAVLQRTLHYDCIVLVKQFRPPINGYCLEFPAGLIEENESAESAALRELKEETGYKGEVIECTPALCLDPGMSNSTTHIVSVIINGDEAENTRPKQNLGEFCTIYLKILRR from the exons ATGGCAGCTGAGACATCCACAGAAGTTGCAGAAACAGCTAAACAATTTGTCCTTAAGGAAGAG GTAATTGTAGAAAGACAATGGTTGAAGCTTGCAGAAACAACGTACACTGATCCCTTTGGGAAAACCAG AACTTGGGAAACTGTAAAGCGTACTGGCAACAAAAAGGGAGTTACAGCTGATG GTGTAGCAGTGATAGCAGTACTGCAGAGAACCCTGCACTACGACTGCATTGTTCTGGTGAAACAGTTCAGGCCCCCAATCAATGGCTACTGCTTGGAATTTCCTGCAG GCCTCATTGAGGAAAACGAGTCAGCAGAAAGTGCTGCACTTCGAGAGCTGAAGGAAGAGACTGGCTACAAGGGGGAAGTCATTGAATGTACTCCAg ctctgtgcttggaCCCAGGAATGTCAAACAGCACAACACACATTGTGAGCGTCATCATTAATGGAGATGAGGCTGAGAACACAAGACCTAAGCAAAACCTTGGTGAGTTTTGTaccatttatttgaaaatattgagAAGATAA